CTTGCATGTATTAGGCACGCCGCCAGCGTTCGTCCTGAGCCAGGATCAAACTCTCAATAAAAGTTTGGTTCTGACTCGAATCGATCTTCATCTATCACTCGTTTAGTTTTCAAGGATCAATCTGTTACAAAGAAAAGAGGTAAAAATGGTGAGCCATGAAGGACTTGAACCTTCGACACCCTGATTAAAAGTCAGGTGCTCTACCAACTGAGCTAATGGCTCACATGGCGGAGAGAGAGGGATTCGAACCCCCGAGACGGTTACCCGCCTACTTGATTTCGAGTCAAGCTCCTTCGACCAAACTCGGACATCTCTCCATGTGATTCAGTTTCGTTCTCATCACCGTGTGTCTCGCGGCGACAGGTGTTAATATAGCATGTCCTCCACAGGAGAATCAAAAACTACATTCGAGCAAAATCGCCAATCTCCGCAGATTATATTCATCACTCTCTTTCTTGACCCTGTTTTTCTGCAAATCTGGGCATGCGCCCGTTTTTCTGTTTGCGTTTCACCATGCCTCCCCTCCGCACATATCCATAGGGTGACGAATGCCCCACAAGACAACAGCCTACTCACCCACAAATATAGAAGGAGCGTGACCCGCAGTGCCGAAGAATTTCAACCAAGAGTCTGACATTCAGTTGATTCCTTATTATGAGTTCAATCCGAAAGTCCACAACATCGAATATCGTTACTTTGAAACTCCGGAATACCAAAACGCATTGAACCACTACTACGCAAACCTCTACAGCCAGCAACAAGAAGTCGCAGGCGACTTCCGCGGCCAAGTACCGGTAGAATTCGATACTCGCCGCCCACCGTATGGCGGTTATGGCTATCACCCGTACGGCTTCCATCCGTGGGGCTATGGCGGCTATCATCCGTACGGTGTCGGGTTCCACCCGTGGGGCTACGGCTATAACCCGTATGGGTATGGCGGCTATCACGGCGGCTACCACAAAGACGGCAGCTCGTCCCGCTAATCCCCGCCTACCAAAAAAGAGCCTCCACCGCCCAAGGGCGGATGGAGGCTTTTTTTTACTTCACAAAGTGTACCACGTTCCCTGCACAAGTCGGGCAGAGCGTCGGATGTTCGGTGTTCTGACCGACTTCCGGCGTTACCACACGGCAACGTTCGCACGTCTCGCCTTCTGCTGCGCGAACGCGAACAGACAGACCTTCAAACGCGGTTGCATCGGACGGAACTTCCGTGCCCGGCTCGAAGACGATTGCGCTGGAAGTCCCCAGCACTTCTTGCACGCGCGGGGTACCTTGAAGCACCGCAAATGTAGCGGCATCCGGGTAGAGCTCCACGCTTGCCGTCAGCGATTTGCCGATGACTTTCTCTTGACGTGCCACTTCCAGCGCTTTGAGCACTTCGTCGCGCACGGCGAGAATTGCTTCCCACTTCTGATCGAGCGCTGCGTCAAACGTGACAGCCGACGGCAAGAACTCGGTCAACTGCACGCTTTCTTCGTCAGCACCCGGTACAAACGCCCACACTTCATCTGCGGTGTGCGTCAAGATCGGTGCGAGAAGCTGCGTCAACGCGACGAGGATGTGATACATCGCGGTCTGACCCGAACGGCGTTCCAACGCATCCGGAGCCACGGTGTACATACGGTCTTTGGAGACGTCGAAGTAGAAGTTCGACAGAGTGACGTTGCAGAAGTTGTTGAGTTCGTGATATACGACGTGGAATTCATACGCTTGGTAGCCTTTCAGCACGCGTTCACGAAGCTGCTCCAATTTGTTCAGCGCCCAACGGTCGAGTTCCATCAACTGATCGGCCGGCACGAGGTCGGCGCTCGGGTTGAAATCGTTCAAGTTGCCAAGCAGATAGCGGAACGTGTTGCGCATCTTGCGGTAAACGTCAGCCACTTGCTTGAGGATCGCATCGTTGACACGGGTATCGGAACGGAAGTCAACCGATGCCACCCACAGACGCAGAATATCCGCGCCGTACTGTTGCAGGACTTTCAACGGGTCGACGACGTTGCCAAGCGACTTGGACTGCTTGCGGCCTTCGCCGTCGAGGGTGAAGCCGTGCGAGAGGATCGCTTTGTACGGAGCTTGCCCGCGAATTGCAACAGCCGTCGAGAGCGACGAGTTGAACCAACCGCGGTATTGGTCGGAGCCTTCCAAGTACAAGTCTGCCGGCCATTGCAATTCCGGACGCTCATCGAGCACCGCCATGTGCGAAGAACCGGAGTCGAACCACACGTCCATCGTGTCAGACTCTTTGCGGAACGTGTGCCCCCCGCAAGAACAGGTCAAACCGTGCGGGATCAGTTCGGACGCGTCCTTCTCAAACCAGATTTGCGAACCGTGTTCTGCAAACAGCTTCGAGAGTTTGTCGATCGTGGAATCGTTGATGATCTCCGTGTTGCAGTCGTTGCAATAGAAGATCGGGATCGGCACGCCCCACTTGCGCTGGCGGGAAATACACCAGTCGGTGCGGTCGGCGATCATGTTGTGCAGACGAACTTCACCCCAGACCGGGCTCCACTCGACTTTTTTGATTTCCTCAAGCAGTTTGTCACGGAACTTGTCGATAGAGCCGAACCATTGTTCCGTCGCGCGGAAGAACACCGGGTTCTTGCAACGCCAGCAGTGCGGGTAGCTGTGATCGAGCGCTTTTTCAACCAGCAGGTGGTTGCTTTCGGTCAGATCGGCGATGATTTGCTTGTTCGCTTTGAGGTAGAACTGACCCGCATACTTGCCTGCTTCAGCGGTGAATTTGCCTTGGCCGTCGACCGGTGCGAGGATCGGCAGGTCGTATTTCAAGCCGACCAAGTAGTCCTCCATCCCGTGACCCGGAGCGGTATGAACGCACCCGGTACCGGATTCGAGGGTAACATGGTCGCCCAAGATGACGAGCGATTCGCGGTCGAGGAACGGATGCGCACACGTGACTCGTTCCAACTCCGAGCCCTTGAACGTTTTCACGAGCTTCGGTTCTGCTTCTACGCCGGCGGTTTTGAGCACCGCACCGACCAGATGCTTCGCGATCAGCAGATTCTCGCCGTTGACTTCGACGAGGTCATATTCAAAGTCCGGGCCGAGCGAGATCGCCACGTTCGCCGGAAGCGTCCACGGGGTCGTCGTCCAGATGACGATGTAGGTGTTCTCAGTCGGCAGCACGCCTTTGCCGTCCTTGACAGCGAACTTCACGTAGATCGACGGAGAGGTTTTGTCTGCGTACTCGACTTCCGCCTCTGCCAGCGCGGTCTCACAAGACGCGCAATAGTAAACAGGTTTCAGACCTTTGTAGATATAGCCGTTCTTCGCCATCTCCCCGAACACTTGGATCTGGCGAGCTTCATACTTCGATTGCAATGTGATGTACGGGTTCTCCCAGTCACCGCGAACGCCGAGACGTTTGAACTGGCCGCGTTGACGTTCAACGAAATCCATCGCATAGTCGTAGCACATCTGACGGAATTCCGTCACCGGCACTTCATGGCGGTTGATGCCCTTGTTCTTGATGATCGCATGTTCAATCGGCATACCGTGCGTATCCCAGCCCGGTACATACGGAGAGTCAAAGCCGGACATCGTCTTGAATTTGACGATGATGTCCTTCAAAACTTTGTTCATCGCGTGCCCGATGTGGATATCGCCGTTGGCGTAAGGAGGGCCGTCATGCAGGATGAATTTCGGTTTGCCCGCTTGCTTCGCCTGCACTTTCGCGTAGAGGTCCATCTCTTCCCATTTCGCTTGCATCTCCGGCTCACGCTGCGGCAAATTGCCGCGCATCGGAAACTCCGTTTCCGGGAGATTGAGGGTCTTGCTGTATTCCGGTTTCTCCATTGTCTGTCACTCCTTCATGTATGAAACAAAAAAAGTCCCTCGGTCCCTTCGCGCGCACATGCACGCAAAGGGACGAGAGACTTTGGTTTCCCGTGGTACCACCCTGATTCCGCTCTGAAAAAAGCGGCTGCTCATTGAGCCCTGTAACGTAGGCCAACACGGTGAAACTTACTACCGCCCTTGGAAAAAAAGGCAGGTTCAGTCCACGACTCCCGGGTGATTTTCCCGATTGTTCCCTTTCCCGGTTCGCACCAAATCCCGGTTCTCTGCAAAAGTTCCCAACCGCTACTCTTCCCGTTCAACGTCAAATGTTGAAGTTGCACGTATTATATGATAGTCTTCCCGAAACTGTCAAACCTATTCTTCGACGCGAATGGTTTTCTCATCGAGCAAATGGTTCCACTGCTCGTTCTCCAACAGTTCAAGTTGCGCGGAGACGAGCGACTTGAAACGCGCGCGGTAGACCGATGCCTGCTTCTGCATCTCATCGATTTCCATGGCCATCTTGCGGGACTTGACGAGCGATTCGTTGACGATCCGGTCGGCGTTCTTCTCCGCTTCCTTGATGATCAGCTGGGATTCCTTGCGGGCGTTGGCTTTGACTTCCTCGGCCGTCTCTTGGGCGACGATGATCGACTTGGACAGCGTGTCCTCCAAGTTCTGGAAGTGAGTGAGGCGGTCTTCCAGCGTAGCGACCTTCTCTTCGAGGAGGCGGTTCTCACGGATCAGGGCTTCATAGTCCTTGATCACGCGGTCGAGAAATTCGTTCACTTCGTCTTCGTTGTAGCCACGAAGCGAACGGCCAAATTCCTTGTTATGAATATCGAGCGGAGTCAACATGCGATCCGGCACCTCCATCAATTCCTGTAGAAAAATAGACAGCGTTCGTCACTGCCACAACTATTTCGACGGCATCTGACGAACTCCTGCCGTAACTAGATATATTTTCCGACTTTTAAGACCGTTCGGCCTTTTTTGGTCTGCCCGCCGACTTCGAGGATTTTCACCCGTCCGTGTCCACGCAGGGAGATCACATCTCCCTCCTCCACGAGCGTCGCCGGGTTGTCGATCGTCTGCCAGTTCAACTGCAACTTGCCGCTCTTGATCGGGTCCACGACTTTGGTGCGCGAGAGGTTGAACGCATCGGACGCCACCGCATCGAGACGCAACGACATCACGGTGAATTCCTTCTCTTGAAATTCGCGTTGGATGGAACGGTAGTCGGTCCCGGCGATCTCTTGCACGTGAACGGAGGCTCGTCCGACCTGTGTCAAGTGTAACCGCACGAAGTCCGCCATATCCCGTGTGACCGCCAGATCGCACCCGTCGTCCCAGACGCTGAGATCGCCGAGTTTCCCGCGTTTGAGCCCTAAGCCAACCAGTGCCCCGAGATAGTCGCCGTGCGAGAGCTTCACGTACTCTCCCGGCACATCAACACGTAAAAAAGCCAGCTCAAAATCCGCATCCTCCGGCACCCAATACGACGGGGCGATCAACGCACGCTGCCGCTCAGCCGAATGAGGTCCGCCGAGCAAGCGAACTTCGACATCGGCGTGGCGTCGCACGACGGACACGGCGATTTTTTGCTGACGAGGGTCGAGAAAGTCGGTGAGAGCGGGCGACTGGCGGTCGTCTACACGCTCCGCCAAGTCGATCATCCGCTCGACAAACGGCCGTTCCTCCGGCCGAAAGTGCATCATGATGGAATCTTGTTTCATCTTAGGTCAGCACCTTGACCAGCAGCCAGGAGACACCGGACACGACGAACATACGCCAGACGATCAGCGCCACGATCGGCGAGAAGTCCATGTAGCCGCCGCCCAAACGCACCGCCGGAATGAAACGGCGGAAGATGCCGAAGTACGGTTCGGTCAGTTTAAAGAGAATCCGCCCGACAGCGGTGCGCTGAATATCCGGGAACCAAGTGACCAACACGGAGATAAACAGCAAATAGTAATAAATCTGCATCGCATACATGATGATGGTATAAATCATTTGGACCATACGGTCACCTCGTCAGTTTTATCGTTGGTTGGAAAACCCTTGGGCCGTTTGCGTCCCTTCCATCAGGTCGCTGATCTGGCCTTGAATGTCGATGTTCTCAGGCGCACAGAGGAAAATGTTATGACCGAGTTTCTGCAAGGTTCCACCCAGTGCATACGTGCATCCGCTGATGAAGTCGATCACGCGCTTCGCCACGTCGTGCGGGGCTTTGTGCAAGTTGACGACGACCGGTCGGCGGTTGCGCAAGTGATCGGCGATGCTCTGTGCATCATCATATGTCTCCGGCTCCGCAAGATAGACGCGCACTTGCTTTTGCGTGTGCAAGGACACGACGGTGCCTTGGCGTTTCAACGGGACGACGCCGTCCTGCTGCTGTGCCATCTGTTGTTGTTGTTCTTCGAG
The DNA window shown above is from Tumebacillus amylolyticus and carries:
- a CDS encoding RNA-binding protein, whose protein sequence is MKQDSIMMHFRPEERPFVERMIDLAERVDDRQSPALTDFLDPRQQKIAVSVVRRHADVEVRLLGGPHSAERQRALIAPSYWVPEDADFELAFLRVDVPGEYVKLSHGDYLGALVGLGLKRGKLGDLSVWDDGCDLAVTRDMADFVRLHLTQVGRASVHVQEIAGTDYRSIQREFQEKEFTVMSLRLDAVASDAFNLSRTKVVDPIKSGKLQLNWQTIDNPATLVEEGDVISLRGHGRVKILEVGGQTKKGRTVLKVGKYI
- a CDS encoding cell division protein SepF; amino-acid sequence: MFQKVMSFLGLADEEQPRREEEQLEEQQQQMAQQQDGVVPLKRQGTVVSLHTQKQVRVYLAEPETYDDAQSIADHLRNRRPVVVNLHKAPHDVAKRVIDFISGCTYALGGTLQKLGHNIFLCAPENIDIQGQISDLMEGTQTAQGFSNQR
- a CDS encoding DivIVA domain-containing protein, with the protein product MLTPLDIHNKEFGRSLRGYNEDEVNEFLDRVIKDYEALIRENRLLEEKVATLEDRLTHFQNLEDTLSKSIIVAQETAEEVKANARKESQLIIKEAEKNADRIVNESLVKSRKMAMEIDEMQKQASVYRARFKSLVSAQLELLENEQWNHLLDEKTIRVEE
- the ileS gene encoding isoleucine--tRNA ligase, with translation MEKPEYSKTLNLPETEFPMRGNLPQREPEMQAKWEEMDLYAKVQAKQAGKPKFILHDGPPYANGDIHIGHAMNKVLKDIIVKFKTMSGFDSPYVPGWDTHGMPIEHAIIKNKGINRHEVPVTEFRQMCYDYAMDFVERQRGQFKRLGVRGDWENPYITLQSKYEARQIQVFGEMAKNGYIYKGLKPVYYCASCETALAEAEVEYADKTSPSIYVKFAVKDGKGVLPTENTYIVIWTTTPWTLPANVAISLGPDFEYDLVEVNGENLLIAKHLVGAVLKTAGVEAEPKLVKTFKGSELERVTCAHPFLDRESLVILGDHVTLESGTGCVHTAPGHGMEDYLVGLKYDLPILAPVDGQGKFTAEAGKYAGQFYLKANKQIIADLTESNHLLVEKALDHSYPHCWRCKNPVFFRATEQWFGSIDKFRDKLLEEIKKVEWSPVWGEVRLHNMIADRTDWCISRQRKWGVPIPIFYCNDCNTEIINDSTIDKLSKLFAEHGSQIWFEKDASELIPHGLTCSCGGHTFRKESDTMDVWFDSGSSHMAVLDERPELQWPADLYLEGSDQYRGWFNSSLSTAVAIRGQAPYKAILSHGFTLDGEGRKQSKSLGNVVDPLKVLQQYGADILRLWVASVDFRSDTRVNDAILKQVADVYRKMRNTFRYLLGNLNDFNPSADLVPADQLMELDRWALNKLEQLRERVLKGYQAYEFHVVYHELNNFCNVTLSNFYFDVSKDRMYTVAPDALERRSGQTAMYHILVALTQLLAPILTHTADEVWAFVPGADEESVQLTEFLPSAVTFDAALDQKWEAILAVRDEVLKALEVARQEKVIGKSLTASVELYPDAATFAVLQGTPRVQEVLGTSSAIVFEPGTEVPSDATAFEGLSVRVRAAEGETCERCRVVTPEVGQNTEHPTLCPTCAGNVVHFVK
- a CDS encoding YggT family protein, which produces MVQMIYTIIMYAMQIYYYLLFISVLVTWFPDIQRTAVGRILFKLTEPYFGIFRRFIPAVRLGGGYMDFSPIVALIVWRMFVVSGVSWLLVKVLT